The Mycolicibacterium aichiense region CGTTCTAGAGGACACCGATGAGCGAAGCCGTCCCGTGGTGGACGAACGCGATCTTCTATCAGATTTATCCCCGGTCCTTCGCCGACAGCAACGGTGACGGTGTCGGCGATCTCGAGGGCGTCACCGCGCACCTCGATCACGTGAGCGAGCTGGGCGTCGACGCGATCTGGCTCAACCCGGTGATGGTCTCCCCCATGGCCGATCACGGCTACGACGTGGCCGACCCCCGCGACGTCGACCCGCTTTTCGGCGGGCTCGGCGCGCTGGAGCGGCTCATCACCGAGGCGCATGCCCGCGGCATCCGCATCACGATGGATCTGGTGCCCAACCACACCAGCTCGGCGCACAGCTGGTTCCAGGCCGCGTTGACCGCGGCGCCGGGAAGTGTTGAACGCGAACGCTATATCTTCCGCGACGGCCGGGGGCCGAGCGGAGGGCAGGAGCGCAGCGACCCGGGAAATGATTTGGGTGGGACGCCGCCCAACAACTGGGTGTCGGTGTTCGGCGGACCGGCCTGGACACGGGTCGCGGATGGTCAGTGGTACCTGCATCTGTTCGACGCCGAACAGCCAGACCTCAACTGGGACAACCCCGAAGTGTTCTCCGACCTGGAGAAGACCCTGCGATTCTGGCTGGACCGCGGGGTCGACGGCTTCCGTATCGATGTCGCGCACGGCATGGCCAAACCGCCCGGCCTGCCGGACATGTCGAACCCGGACGTCGAGATGCTCACGCTCGACGACCACGATCCCCGGTTCAACCACGAGGGCGTGCATGACATCCACCGCGGCATCCGTTCGGTGCTCGACGACTATCCGCACGCGGTGACGATCGGCGAGATCTGGGTGTTCGACAACGCGGACTTCGCGAAATATCTGCGGCCCGACGAACTGCACATGGGCTTCAATTTCCGTTTGGTGCGAGCCGAATTCGACCCGGCCGATATCCGCGGCGCGGTGGAGAACGCGTTGGCCGCCGCGGGGCTGGCAGATGCGAGCCCGACCTGGACGCTGTCCAACCACGACGTGGAGCGCGAGGTCTCCCGCTACGGCGACGGGGCCACCGGGCTGGCCCGGGCCCGCGCGATGGCGATGGTCATGCTGGCGCTGCCCGGAGCGGTGTTCCTCTACAACGGGGAAGAGCTGGGGCTGCCCAATGTCGACCTGCCCGACGATGCGCTGCAGGATCCGGTGTGGGAACGGTCCAAGCACACCGAACGCGGCCGTGACGGCTGCCGGGTGCCGATGCCGTGGTCGGGCGCCGCACCGCCTTTCGGCTTCTCGTCGAACCCGGATACCTGGTTACCGATGCCGCCGGAGTGGTCCGCGCTGACCGTCGAACGCCAACTGGCCGACCCTGATTCGACGCTGCACTTCTTCCGGACGATCCTGCGACTGCGGCACAGCCACTTTCACTTCACCGAGTTCGACGTGGAGTGGCTGCAGCTGCGCGATGACGCTCTGGCGTTCGTGTCGGCCGGAGTGTTGTGCGTGCTGAACACCGGCCGCACTCCGCTCGAGCTACCGGCCGGCGAATTGCTCGCCGCCAGTGCGCCGTTGCTCGAAGGGCAGTTGCCGCCGGATTCGGCGGCGTGGATCGTGACGGGCTAGACGCCCGCGGCCAGCAGGTTCACCACCGACGCCACGATGATCGAGCCGAACACGAACGACAGCAGTCCATGGCCCAGCGCGGTGGCTCGCATCCGCGTCGAGGTCAGGTTCGTGTCGGAGATCGCGAAGCTCATCCCCACGGCGAAGCCGACGTAGAAGAAGTCTTTGAAGCAGGGTTGGTCTTTGTGGCCGGGCGGGCTGTTGAAATCGATGCCGCCGGGCTGCGTCGAGTCGAAATAGTGCTTGGCGTAAATGATCGCGTACAGCGTGTGGATGGTCAGCCAGGACAGCACGACGCTGCCGACGGCCATCCAGCCCGCACCCGAATCGTGGCGGACCCCGCCCGCGGCATCCTGGCTGCGGCCCAACAGGACCCAGACCCCGACCAGGCTGGCGGCCGCGCCACCGAGCACCAAAGCCGTGACGACCCACGGCAGCGGCTGCTCCTGACTGGCGTGCTGCTCGGTTTCTTCGTGATCGAAGCCCCACAGCGCCAGCCATGTCCAGCCGGTGAAGATCAGCGC contains the following coding sequences:
- a CDS encoding glycoside hydrolase family 13 protein; this encodes MSEAVPWWTNAIFYQIYPRSFADSNGDGVGDLEGVTAHLDHVSELGVDAIWLNPVMVSPMADHGYDVADPRDVDPLFGGLGALERLITEAHARGIRITMDLVPNHTSSAHSWFQAALTAAPGSVERERYIFRDGRGPSGGQERSDPGNDLGGTPPNNWVSVFGGPAWTRVADGQWYLHLFDAEQPDLNWDNPEVFSDLEKTLRFWLDRGVDGFRIDVAHGMAKPPGLPDMSNPDVEMLTLDDHDPRFNHEGVHDIHRGIRSVLDDYPHAVTIGEIWVFDNADFAKYLRPDELHMGFNFRLVRAEFDPADIRGAVENALAAAGLADASPTWTLSNHDVEREVSRYGDGATGLARARAMAMVMLALPGAVFLYNGEELGLPNVDLPDDALQDPVWERSKHTERGRDGCRVPMPWSGAAPPFGFSSNPDTWLPMPPEWSALTVERQLADPDSTLHFFRTILRLRHSHFHFTEFDVEWLQLRDDALAFVSAGVLCVLNTGRTPLELPAGELLAASAPLLEGQLPPDSAAWIVTG
- a CDS encoding DUF1345 domain-containing protein translates to MADNVHGTLPFWSRPAARVTVGGAVGAVVTAVLWRQNGMLSLLGGWTALALIFTGWTWLALWGFDHEETEQHASQEQPLPWVVTALVLGGAAASLVGVWVLLGRSQDAAGGVRHDSGAGWMAVGSVVLSWLTIHTLYAIIYAKHYFDSTQPGGIDFNSPPGHKDQPCFKDFFYVGFAVGMSFAISDTNLTSTRMRATALGHGLLSFVFGSIIVASVVNLLAAGV